The Aminivibrio sp. region GTACAGGCCGGCCACGTCAAGAATGAGCGCCACGTTACCGTCACCGAGGATGGTGGCCCCGGCGATCCCCCGGATCTTCGACAGGAAGCGGCCGAGGGACTTGATGACGATATCCTGCTGGCCGATGAGTTCGTCCACGATGAAGCCGATCCGCGTCTTCCCCGTTTTCCCCGTCTTCACCACCACCACGGGATACTCGTCGCTCTCCTCTTCCCCGCTCCTGGAGGTGCCCAGCATTTCGGCAAGGTCGCACAGGGTGAGCACGTCACCCCGGAGGAGGGTGGCGGGAGTTCCGTGGACGGTCTTCACGTTTTCCTTCTTCACGAGAATCGTCTCTTCCACGTTCTCCAGGGGCAGGGCGTAGGTTTCGTCCCCCACCTTGATGAGGAGGGCGAGAACGATGGCGAGGGTGAGGGGCAGGCGGACGAAGACCCTTGTACCGACCCCCACTTCCGTGGAAACGTCGAACTGGCCGCCGAGGGACTCCACCTTCGTCTTCACGGCGTCCATGCCCACTCCCCGCCCCGAGACGTCAGTGATCTTTTCCGCCATGCTGAAGCCGGGGAGGAAGATGAGGTTCACCACTTCCTCGTCGGACATGGCCGCCGATTCCTCTTCTGTAATGGTGCCGTTTGCCAGGGCCTTCGCCCTGACCTTGGAGGCATCGATGCCTTTCCCGTCGTCGGTCACCTCGATGATGACGCCGCTGCCCTCCTGGTAGGCGGAAATCCGGATGAGTCCCTTTTCCGGCTTGCCCGCCTTTTTCCGTTCCGCAGGGGTCTCGACGCCGTGGTCGATGGAATTCCGTATGACATGCACCATGGGGTCTCCGATCTCGTCGATGACCGTCCGGTCGAGTTCGGTCTCCTGCCCCTCCATTACCAGTTCGACCTCCTTGCCGAGGGTCTTGGAAAGATCCCGCACGAGGCGGGGGAACCGTTCGAAGATGAAGGACACGGGTACCATGCGGAGCTTGGTCACAAGCTCCTGGATGTCCCCGGAAATTCTCCCGAGCTGCGAAAGGGGCTCGTCAAACTCACGGAGATGGGCCTCCTGGACCAGGCGCTCGATCCTCGCCCGTCCGATCACGAGCTCTCCCACCAGGTTCATGAGCTTGTCCAGCCGCCCGATGTCGACACGAACCGTCTGGTTGGTTTTTTTGGCAGCCTCGGATTTTCGCTGCGGTCGGGCAGGAGCGGGAGGAACGCTCCCGCCGGAGGGAGGAGCCTTCTCTTTCCTGCCGGCTCCCGCGGGAGGAGTTTCCTCTTCCGGCAGCTTGACGGTTTCCCGGGCCGCCGCGAAAACCGCACTGTCGCGGCTGACCTCCCGGACGTCAGCGCCGGCCACTTCGCTGATCCTCGCCACGGCCTCCCGGACCTGCTCAAGGGAACGGGACGTGGCGGCATATACTATAAATTCGTGGTCGAATTCC contains the following coding sequences:
- a CDS encoding chemotaxis protein CheA, with product MTNMDMSQYLGAFLDEAGDNLKHLDDLILAVEKDQTDMDNIAEIFRSAHTLKGMSSTMGFDKMASLTHAMEDMLDSVRRGTYSLKAKDIDLLFRSLDTLQSMVDSIRNGGGDGSVETEDLVSAMKNAAKDVQTAEKKPEEGPSPGEEKEFSVQELQWISEASSLGLNVYEVRVSLSPDCLLKAARAYMVVSRLDEMGDIIKTVPPVEALENEEFDHEFIVYAATSRSLEQVREAVARISEVAGADVREVSRDSAVFAAARETVKLPEEETPPAGAGRKEKAPPSGGSVPPAPARPQRKSEAAKKTNQTVRVDIGRLDKLMNLVGELVIGRARIERLVQEAHLREFDEPLSQLGRISGDIQELVTKLRMVPVSFIFERFPRLVRDLSKTLGKEVELVMEGQETELDRTVIDEIGDPMVHVIRNSIDHGVETPAERKKAGKPEKGLIRISAYQEGSGVIIEVTDDGKGIDASKVRAKALANGTITEEESAAMSDEEVVNLIFLPGFSMAEKITDVSGRGVGMDAVKTKVESLGGQFDVSTEVGVGTRVFVRLPLTLAIVLALLIKVGDETYALPLENVEETILVKKENVKTVHGTPATLLRGDVLTLCDLAEMLGTSRSGEEESDEYPVVVVKTGKTGKTRIGFIVDELIGQQDIVIKSLGRFLSKIRGIAGATILGDGNVALILDVAGLYGR